A genomic region of Paramormyrops kingsleyae isolate MSU_618 chromosome 19, PKINGS_0.4, whole genome shotgun sequence contains the following coding sequences:
- the pnrc1 gene encoding proline-rich nuclear receptor coactivator 1 codes for MYLPSDLQAMLGETFSSHDGLSLDNIENKPLTSHLSKRQALHKKGGRKARPSAAGLQSRFHSLQQQQRHTGSLRANPARFADINNTVVAGSKSPAANSEGVASRTQTTVLTLHQLKHGAKKEVLKSKSARPEKGLQPNVPAVHGLKHEHAAQNRNGCGQKNRHVNAPGVATSARRGDRRQQQKSSSPLCHEEEEKARDATDDSKIISAHPAEPVAEDSLRDGEKVYAGAKFSEPPSPSVLPKPPSHWVGEKVPRHRDQSREQMTVHLKTLLKVQANP; via the exons ATGTATCTGCCTTCTGATTTGCAAGCCATGCTTGGGGAAACGTTCAGTTCTCACGATGGACTAAGCCTCGATAATATCGAGAACAAGCCGCTGACCTCGCATCTGAGCAAACGACAAGCCCTGCACAAGAAGGGCGGCAGGAAAGCGCGTCCGAGCGCGGCCGGGCTGCAGAGCCGCTTCCAcagcctgcagcagcagcagaggcaCACGGGCTCGCTGCGGGCAAACCCTGCGCGCTTCGCGGACATCAACAACACCGTAGTGGCCGGATCGAAATCCCCCGCGGCCAATTCCGAAGGCGTCGCCAGCCGGACGCAGACCACTGTACTCACACTCCACCAGCTGAAACATGGAGCCAAAAAGGAG gtgCTGAAGTCAAAATCGGCCCGGCCTGAGAAAGGGCTCCAGCCAAATGTACCGGCTGTTCATGGCCTCAAACACGAACATGCAGCTCAGAACCGCAATGGATGCGGCCAGAAGAACCGGCACGTTAACGCACCCGGGGTGGCTACGTCGGCAAGGAGGGGTGACAGGAGGCAGCAGCAGAAGTCAAGCTCTCCTCTCTGCCACGAGGAGGAGGAAAAGGCACGCGATGCGACCGACGACAGCAAGATCATAAGCGCCCACCCGGCCGAGCCTGTTGCCGAAGACAGCCTCCGTGACGGAGAGAAGGTTTATGCAGGTGCCAAGTTCAGCGAACCCCCCTCACCCAGTGTGCTGCCCAAACCGCCCAGTCACTGGGTGGGGGAAAAAGTCCCCCGGCACCGCGACCAAAGCAGAGAGCAGATGACAGTGCATCTAAAGACTTTACTTAAGGTCCAGGCAAACCCGTAA
- the LOC111843046 gene encoding xaa-Arg dipeptidase produces the protein MAAQNCTVSREQLDQCKQKAGRCIDEAQNSLFLLSKDIWSCPELAYEEKKSHDRLVRFFSEEKGWHVEGHYTQETAFRASWGPVGGKEGDDVLNMAFLCEYDALPGIGHACGHNLIAEVGAAAALGLKGVLESMPDCSVRTKVTVLGTPAEEEGGGKVDMILAGAFEGIDVVFMAHPSQEDAPYLPAVAVVDVTAKYYGKAAHASAYPWEGINALDAAVSAYNSLSALRQQLKPDWRVHGIIKHGGVKPNIIPDYTELVFYLRTPKWQDLSTIKAKAEMCFRSAAMATGCRVELEYSKHEYHSILRNTTLDRLYEENGRALGVQFTTDQEVLSSSSGSTDFGNVSFVAPGIHPYFYIGTAALNHTAEYTAAAGAEEAQFYTLRTAKALAMTALDVLLCPELLQRVRDEFAEAKLSEQRGQPQQAGGASTKPQQRPQQPAGASSA, from the exons ATGGCTGCACAGAATTGCACCGTATCCCGGGAGCAGCTGGACCAGTGCAAACAGAAAGCCGGCAGGTGCATCGACGAAGCGCAGAATAGCCTCTTTCTCCTAAGCAAAGACATATGGAGCTGCCCCGAGCTAGCTTATGAAGAGAAGAAGTCCCATGACCGACTGGTCCGCTTCTTTTCGGAGGAGAAGGGATGGCATGTGGAGGGTCACTACACGCAGGAAACGGCATTCCGGGCTTCCTGGGGGCCAGTCGGCGGAAAGGAAGGCGACGACGTGCTCAATATGGCATTTCTGTGCGAATACGATGCATTGCCCGGCATCGGACATGCTTGTGGACACAACCTGATCGCAGAGGTGGGGGCTGCCGCGGCGTTGGGGCTGAAGGGCGTTCTGGAGAGCATGCCTGACTGTTCTGTGCGCACTAAG GTGACGGTGCTGGGGACTCCGGCGGAGGAGGAAGGCGGCGGAAAGGTGGACATGATCCTGGCCGGAGCCTTTGAGGGGATTGATGTAGTTTTCATGGCCCATCCTTCCCAGGAAGACGCCCCCTATCTCCCAGCTGTAGCAGTGGTGGA CGTGACTGCGAAATACTACGGCAAAGCGGCGCACGCCTCTGCCTACCCTTGGGAGGGGATTAATGCCTTGGATGCTGCCGTCTCGGCCTATAACAGCCTGTCTGCACTGCGGCAGCAGCTGAAGCCGGATTGGAGGGTCCATG GCATCATCAAGCATGGCGGCGTCAAGCCCAACATCATCCCAGATTACACCGAGCTTGTGTTCTACCTGCGGACCCCCAAGTGGCAGGATCTGTCCACCATCAAGGCCAAGGCTGAGATGTGCTTCCGGTCTGCAGCCATGGCAACGGGCTGCCGC GTCGAGCTGGAGTATTCAAAGCACGAGTACCACAGCATCCTCCGTAACACCACCCTGGACCGCTTATACGAAGAGAACGGCCGAGCCCTGGGGGTTCAGTTCACCACCGACCAAGAGGTTCTGAGCAgctcttcgg GCTCCACCGACTTCGGAAACGTGTCGTTTGTGGCGCCAGGAATCCACCCGTATTTCTATATCGGCACGGCAGCGCTGAATCACACGGCGGAGTACACCGCAGCTGCAG GAGCTGAAGAGGCCCAGTTTTACACACTGCGCACTGCGAAGGCCTTGGCGATGACCGCACTGGACGTGCTCCTCTGCCCAGAGCTGCTGCAGCGCGTCAGGGACGAGTTTGCGGAGGCCAAGCTGAGCGAGCAGCGGGGGCAGCCACAGCAGGCAGGAGGAGCCAGCACCAAGCCTCAACAGCGCCCCCAACAGCCAGCAGGGGCATCCTCAGCCTGA